A single window of Macrobrachium nipponense isolate FS-2020 chromosome 31, ASM1510439v2, whole genome shotgun sequence DNA harbors:
- the LOC135206999 gene encoding F-box only protein 21-like: MENPLCDLPHEVLLQILSCPGITVYDLARVAATCSRLRDFVATPCLWRLKLKNGWPKLWDQIHYDAATVSWQEEVRQIVTLERKVQEFVSGLSHHLYHYLHLTSRVYANIDSLVSSSRYALLYVNSALRKIIEKGPQYENMTEKYYALKVICHVHQNVCKQDWEIFMARPPNEQPLEIGAILVARWFQPHTDISTKEVISQIDKLAEDCRARVSVVHSDHPALLKPLLSPYDTLQESQWSQMRCHQIFKCLNNVLFSQVKLCGNNGDYYNLKNSLINEVLTSKKGIPITLSIIYTAVCHRLGVLLEPVNYPSHFVMRWRIPGEDNYEYIDAFNRGRRLTGPELVQEVPVGLHSDHDLLSSGTAVQVFQRMIRNIMNVAQLQAHASDHMELFCSATELMSLLSPNDRGVQELLLRIYYTLEIHYDRIVAGCQRLLKEGPSDILEEMLTDCERILQSQNETSKSVTVKKRSKEINYATGLVMKHKRYLYTCVIFGWDKTCRMPRDWVHRMGVNNLMYKTEQPFYNVLVYDGSHRYAAQENLEIATEPEPITHVDVGKYFHTFTGKHYIPNSELQEEYPDDELARSDILKAQGWL; the protein is encoded by the exons ATGGAAAATCCTTTGTGCGATTTACCCCATGAAGTATTGTTGCAAATATTATCATGTCCTGGGATTACTGTCTATGATCTGGCGAGAGTCGCGGCGACTTGCTCCAGGCTGAGGGATTTTGTGGCGACTCCCTGCTTATGGCGACTGAAGTTAAAGAACGG TTGGCCAAAATTATGGGACCAGATTCATTACGATGCAGCCACAGTCAGCTGGCAGGAGGAGGTCCGTCAAATTGTCACCCTTGAGAGGAAGGTCCAGGAGTTTGTGTCTGGACTCAGTCATCATTTGTACCATTATCTTCACCTGACATCACGGGTCTATGCAAATATAGACAGCTTAGTTTCCTCCTCCAGATATGCCCTGCTTTACGTAAATTCAGCTCTgagaaaaattatagaaaaggGACCACA GTATGAGAACATGACAGAAAAGTACTATGCCCTGAAGGTGATCTGTCATGTCCATCAGAATGTTTGTAAGCAGGATTGGGAAATCTTCATGGCTCGACCTCCAAATGAACAGCCACTGGAAATTGGGGCGATCTTAGTTGCCAGGTGGTTCCAGCCACACACTGACATAAGTACAAAGGAG GTGATCAGCCAAATAGATAAACTTGCTGAAGATTGTCGTGCCAGAGTGAGTGTTGTGCATTCAGATCATCCTGCTTTGTTGAAACCACTGCTCTCTCCCTATGATACTCTGCAGGAGTCACAGTGGTCACAGATGAGATGCCATCAGATCTTCAAGTGTCTGAACAACGTGTTGTTTTCTCAG GTGAAACTCTGTGGGAACAATGGCGATTATTACAACTTGAAGAATTCTCTCATCAATGAAGTGCtgacatctaagaaagggatCCCAATCACTCTCAGCATAATTTACACAGCAGTTTGTCACCGCCTTGGTGTCCTCTTGGAACCAGTCAACTATCCATCTCATTTTGTTATGAGGTGGAGGATACCTGG AGAGGACAATTACGAATACATAGATGCCTTCAATAGAGGTCGACGACTTACGGGGCCAGAGTTGGTGCAAGAAGTACCAGTTGGCCTGCATTCTGATCATGATCTTCTTAGTTCAGGCACAGCAGTACAAGTATTTCAGAGAATGATTCGAAACATCATGAACGTTGCACAGCTGCAGGCTCACGCATCAGATCACATGGAGCTCTTCTGCTCAGCAACAGAGCTCATGAGTCTGCTTTCACCAAACGATCGTGGTGTGCAAGAGCTGTTATTGAG gaTATATTACACTTTGGAGATCCACTATGATCGGATCGTAGCTGGATGCCAGCGTCTTTTAAAGGAAGGTCCGTCTGATATCCTCGAAGAAATGTTGACTGACTGTGAGCGCATCCTGCAGAGTCAGAATGAAACCTCCAAGAGTGTTACCGTCAAGAAGAGAAGCAAAGAAATCAATTATGCAACTGGGCTTGTTATGAAACACAAGAGATACCTCTATACATGCGTTATATTTGGCTGGGATAAG ACTTGTCGAATGCCACGTGATTGGGTACATAGGATGGGAGTGAATAATCTTATGTACAAGACAGAACAACCTTTTTACAATGTGTTGGTTTACGATGGGTCTCACAG GTATGCAGCACAAGAAAACTTAGAAATTGCCACAGAGCCCGAGCCGATAACCCACGTTGATGTTGGGAAGTATTTCCATACATTTACTGGCAAGCATTATATCCCCAACAGCGAACTTCAAGAGGAATATCCCGACGATGAATTGGCAAGAAGCGATATTTTGAAAGCACAAGGGTGGTTGTAG
- the LOC135207000 gene encoding structure-specific endonuclease subunit slx1-like: MSQHGEVVEDFYGVYLLYCINPKFKGRTYIGFTVDPNRRIKQHNTGVRAGGAYRTSNRGPWEMVLIVHGFPNDISALRFEWAWQHPEKSRRLRSVDRKKSSEKKFDYLIKVLATMLRTKPWARLPLTIRWLKQEYMKEFPVGMEAPLHMPMAYGPVKPQKVSSPQKQASSVNSSQETFSTCILCEELIRSSDLMRCLKSTCKMTAHVRCLAGHMLNDESPDILLPLEGQCPDCKSVLLWGDLVRLKRGCYRESEDVEEHWAESLTRDDDTT, encoded by the exons ATGTCGCAGCACGGGGAAGTGGTGGAGGATTTTTATGGGGTGTACTTACTCTACTGTATCAATCCGAAGTTCAAAGGGCGGACCTACATAGGTTTTACTGTCGATCCAAATCGACGTATCAAACAGCACAACACTGGAGTCAGAGCTGGAGGAGCTTACAGAACTAGTAATCGAGGACCTTG GGAAATGGTCCTCATTGTTCATGGGTTTCCGAATGATATTTCTGCCTTGCGG TTTGAATGGGCTTGGCAACATCCCGAAAAAAGCCGTAGATTACGAAGCGTTGACCGTAAGAAGAGTAGTGAAAAGAAGTTTGACTATTTAATAAAAGTTCTTGCTACCATGCTACGAACCAAGCCTTGGGCACGTCTTCCGTTGACCATAAGGTGGCTGAAacaagagtatatgaaagaatttCCT GTAGGGATGGAAGCCCCTTTACATATGCCAATGGCCTATGGCCCTGTTAAGCCTCAAAAAGTGTCGTCACCTCAGAAACAAGCTTCTTCAGTTAACAGCAGCCAAGAAACCTTTTCAACTTGTATATTATGCGAAGAACTTATAAGGTCATCTGACTTAATGAG ATGCCTAAAGTCAACATGCAAGATGACAGCTCATGTGAGATGTCTCGCAGGTCACATGTTGAATGATGAAAGTCCGGATATATTACTACCTTTAGAGGGCCAGTGTCCAGATTGCAAGAGCGTTCTATTATGGGGTGACCTGGTTAGGCTGAAACGCGGTTGCTACAGAGAATCTGAAGACGTAGAAGAGCACTGGGCAGAGTCACTCACAAGGGATGATGATACTACTTGA
- the LOC135207001 gene encoding girdin-like — protein sequence MGDVFNELQEKMLRAEEECSAAKRDAEQVAGELRMALEALQKQQGEKEELACMQKVAARHKEKFLEAGGRMSGYLEHLLDMKAYLENQSSMSEEFARDLEDLRKKLTSQLKDRENEYVVAQGQTSLDIEIEQLKAEVADLREKRDMLLKRADRAKQLEGEIEHLKKERNALREKFREEYTPEKIRARQDHKNKEMIANKKKNEDHLRRLNNKISRALGEVHRTNDNISALERELAKVQYLCHKEHSVHSSRR from the exons ATGGGG GACGTATTCAACGAACTGCAAGAAAAGATGCTGAGGGCAGAGGAAGAGTGCTCTGCAGCCAAAAGGGACGCAGAACAGGTTGCCGGAGAATTACGGATGGCCCTAGAAGCCCTCCAGAAACAGCAGGGTGAAAAGGAAGAGCTTGCTTGCATGCAGAAAGTTGCAGCTAGACACAAGGAGAAGTTCCTCGAGGCAGGCGGCAGGATGTCAGGTTACCTGGAGCATCTTCTGGACATGAAAGCATATCTCGAAAACCAGAGTTCCATGTCTGAGGAATTTGCCAGGGACCTGGAGGACCTACGCAAGAAATTGACCTCTCAGCTGAAGGACAGAGAAAATGAGTATGTAGTTGCACAGGGTCAGACTTCTTTAGACATTGAGATAGAGCAACTGAAGGCTGAGGTCGCCGATTTGAGGGAGAAACGAGACATGCTCCTGAAACGAGCCGACAGGGCAAAGCAACTTGAAGGAGAGATTGAACATCTTAAGAAAGAGAGGAATGCATTGCGGGAAAAG TTCAGAGAGGAATACACGCCTGAGAAAATCCGAGCAAGACAAGACCACAAAAATAAGGAGATGATCgccaacaagaagaagaatgaagaccACCTTCGTCGTCTGAACAACAAGATTAGCAGGGCCCTGGGAGAGGTCCACAGGACCAACGATAACATTTCTGCTTTGGAGAGAGAACTGGCCAAGGTCCAGTATCTGTGCCATAAGGAGCACAGCGTCCATTCATCAAGGCGATGA